Sequence from the Methanothermobacter sp. genome:
GAGTAGTAGGGGCCTTCAGGCAACATAAAATCATTTTATAGCATATAACAACCTTTATAATACACTTAAATTCATTTAAGTCTCATAATATGATTCATTGAACCAAGGGAGGGATTCAAAAGGCTTTGTTCACCGAATAGGTTTAGTTGAGTATCATAAACTCTGGAATAAAATAGTAAAAGATAAATATACCCCGAAATAGACCTTTGCATTAATAGGGTGATTTGCATGACAACCATATCGGAAGCTATCACTACCATAAAGAAGGCTGAAAATGACGCTGACAGGTTAATTCAGGAGGCCAGAGAAAAATCATCCCAGCTAATCGATGACGCCAGAACCAGGTCCAGTGAACTCCTTGAAAAGGCTGAAAAGGAGGCCAGTGAGAAGGGCGATGAGCTCATAATGGAAGCAGAAGAAAGGGCCAGAAAGGAAGCCATCAGCATTTCAGGG
This genomic interval carries:
- the ahaH gene encoding ATP synthase archaeal subunit H translates to MTTISEAITTIKKAENDADRLIQEAREKSSQLIDDARTRSSELLEKAEKEASEKGDELIMEAEERARKEAISISGKAKREVETMKSAAMGRVPEAASIIVKSIL